In one Candidatus Aminicenantes bacterium genomic region, the following are encoded:
- a CDS encoding serine/threonine-protein kinase produces MIMNDLPVIPGYRIIKMLGQGGMADVYEAVQENLDRRVAIKVIIPDLFRDTSFSARFVKEAQTAAKLSHQHVLHIYDVGATRNCHYIVMECLQKSLKERLKQGALAPDVALRIMLTMGQALDYAHQKGFVHRDIKPDNILFREDGTPVLTDFGIVKALDSTTKLTRTGMWVGTPHYMSPEQIRGADIDGRADFYSLGIVFYEMLIGKVPYEATDPIAVCMKQMNEPLPVLPASLSRYQPLLEGLLAKDPEQRVASSGELQRLIDGLIGEFQKPSEIKKPSGPLPETDKACHTIPLKTLAYNFRDRAAAVGKNRHRLVPWLVGSLVVVMLIVVVVWNKQSNNANVGEIPPGGDKRETPLKLPETKIIQPQPEDPETIKKREQLAANEAEKQRLAAEQAKNKRIVQEEIERQAIAAKNQFLKAEATKKQREEQERQRLEEEQKAIVNKQKEAEAARLAAENMQKTQSVQSSTTDIPQKKELKRIGLFELDSQLTQEYGQKLQRIIISLAMENINAFGQISVRLNVDGAGKISINSMDTQLLMVDPPNLTMQVQALISRAFTAVELLPPRNRYGQAVILENWRLSLKVVTLAGKITLI; encoded by the coding sequence ATGATTATGAATGATCTTCCAGTGATCCCGGGATACAGAATCATTAAAATGCTGGGCCAGGGCGGGATGGCCGACGTATACGAAGCAGTGCAGGAAAACCTGGACCGCAGGGTGGCTATCAAGGTAATCATTCCCGATCTTTTTCGCGACACGAGTTTTTCCGCCCGCTTCGTCAAGGAGGCGCAGACCGCGGCCAAACTGAGCCACCAGCATGTTCTGCATATCTACGACGTGGGCGCCACGCGCAACTGCCACTATATCGTCATGGAGTGTTTGCAGAAAAGTTTAAAGGAGCGGCTTAAGCAGGGAGCGCTGGCACCCGATGTTGCCCTGCGCATCATGCTCACTATGGGGCAGGCCCTGGATTACGCCCACCAGAAAGGGTTCGTCCACCGCGACATCAAGCCCGACAACATCCTGTTCCGCGAGGACGGCACTCCTGTCCTGACCGATTTCGGCATCGTCAAGGCGCTGGACTCCACGACAAAACTGACACGCACCGGCATGTGGGTGGGCACACCACATTATATGAGCCCCGAACAGATCCGCGGTGCTGACATCGACGGTCGGGCCGATTTCTATAGCCTGGGGATCGTCTTTTACGAAATGCTCATCGGCAAAGTGCCTTACGAAGCCACCGATCCCATCGCCGTCTGTATGAAGCAGATGAATGAACCCCTTCCGGTCCTGCCCGCTTCCCTGTCACGCTACCAGCCGCTTCTGGAAGGACTCCTGGCCAAGGACCCGGAGCAACGGGTAGCTTCTAGTGGCGAATTGCAGAGGTTGATCGACGGATTGATCGGTGAGTTCCAAAAGCCATCCGAGATAAAAAAACCGTCCGGTCCACTTCCGGAGACTGATAAGGCATGTCACACCATCCCCCTGAAAACCCTTGCGTACAATTTCCGCGACCGTGCGGCCGCTGTCGGAAAAAACCGCCATCGCCTGGTCCCCTGGCTGGTGGGTTCATTGGTAGTTGTGATGTTGATTGTGGTAGTGGTGTGGAACAAACAGAGCAATAATGCCAACGTAGGGGAGATTCCCCCTGGCGGGGACAAGCGTGAAACGCCCTTAAAACTTCCCGAAACGAAAATCATTCAACCGCAGCCAGAAGACCCGGAAACAATAAAAAAACGCGAACAGTTGGCTGCCAACGAAGCGGAGAAGCAACGGTTGGCTGCAGAACAGGCTAAAAATAAAAGGATAGTGCAAGAAGAAATAGAACGACAAGCAATCGCGGCAAAAAACCAGTTTCTGAAAGCGGAGGCAACTAAAAAACAGCGGGAAGAGCAGGAGCGGCAGCGGCTTGAGGAAGAGCAAAAAGCAATAGTGAATAAGCAAAAAGAAGCGGAAGCGGCACGATTGGCCGCAGAAAACATGCAGAAAACCCAGTCAGTCCAGAGCAGTACCACAGATATTCCTCAAAAAAAAGAATTGAAAAGGATCGGTTTGTTTGAGCTGGACTCACAACTCACCCAAGAATACGGCCAAAAACTTCAGCGCATTATAATTTCGCTGGCCATGGAAAACATAAACGCATTCGGGCAAATTTCCGTTCGGCTCAATGTCGATGGCGCTGGGAAAATATCGATCAATTCTATGGATACGCAGTTGTTGATGGTTGATCCGCCAAACCTGACAATGCAGGTGCAAGCGCTGATTTCCCGAGCGTTTACGGCAGTGGAGCTCCTTCCCCCCAGGAACCGTTATGGCCAGGCAGTCATCCTGGAAAATTGGCGGCTGAGTTTAAAAGTTGTCACCCTGGCTGGGAAAATTACTCTCATCA
- the rplQ gene encoding 50S ribosomal protein L17 encodes MRHAKDGYKLRRDPAHRRALLRNLTASVVEKNRVTTTLAKAKAVQPIVEKMIGLGKSGTLADKRRAFAYFFKRQTVKTLFDEVAPRFMDRQGGYTRIIRSDFRKGDGAETAILEFVDYQFVPKEKKKKEKKAPKK; translated from the coding sequence ATGAGACATGCCAAGGACGGATACAAACTGCGGCGCGATCCGGCTCATCGCCGGGCACTGCTGCGCAACCTGACCGCCAGCGTGGTCGAAAAGAACCGCGTCACCACCACCCTGGCCAAGGCCAAGGCGGTCCAGCCCATCGTCGAAAAGATGATCGGCCTGGGCAAGTCGGGAACCCTGGCCGACAAGCGCCGGGCGTTCGCCTACTTTTTCAAGCGCCAAACTGTGAAGACGCTCTTCGATGAAGTGGCCCCGCGCTTTATGGACCGCCAGGGCGGCTACACGCGCATCATCCGCAGCGATTTCCGCAAAGGGGACGGCGCCGAGACAGCGATCCTCGAATTCGTCGATTATCAGTTCGTGCCCAAGGAAAAAAAGAAAAAAGAAAAAAAGGCGCCAAAAAAATGA
- a CDS encoding polymer-forming cytoskeletal protein, which produces MAVFSQKKSPEPSLPAPAAPASANQSSLIGNTLLIKGEVFSDDEILIEGKVQGSINVKNRLIIGVNGNVEAEISAREVIIKGKVTGNVKGGQRVEIVPSGVLHGNINAPRVVIADSGVFEGNIEMHGRDEKGKGRDEAPATQSHKGTGEATQPAETGEHHSPYLKSKK; this is translated from the coding sequence ATGGCAGTATTTTCCCAGAAAAAAAGTCCCGAGCCGTCGCTACCCGCCCCGGCCGCGCCGGCTTCCGCCAACCAGTCTTCCTTGATCGGCAACACCCTGCTGATCAAGGGCGAAGTATTTTCCGATGACGAGATCCTGATCGAGGGCAAGGTCCAGGGCAGCATCAACGTCAAGAATCGGCTGATCATCGGCGTGAACGGCAACGTGGAAGCCGAAATCAGCGCCCGGGAAGTGATCATCAAGGGCAAGGTCACCGGCAACGTCAAGGGCGGCCAGCGGGTGGAGATCGTCCCCTCCGGCGTGCTGCACGGCAACATCAACGCGCCGCGGGTGGTCATCGCCGACAGCGGCGTATTCGAGGGCAATATCGAAATGCACGGCCGCGACGAGAAAGGCAAAGGCCGGGATGAGGCTCCCGCCACCCAGTCCCACAAAGGGACGGGTGAAGCCACCCAGCCGGCCGAAACCGGCGAACACCACAGCCCCTATCTGAAAAGCAAGAAGTAA
- a CDS encoding lipoate--protein ligase family protein codes for MPSPTRGGAKTPSWFLLLETEPRPAAENMARDEYLFRLCHEARCGFLRIYSWARPTFSTGVSQKAAKALNLDFIRANGCDYVRRITGGKTVLHDHEITYAIASSEDLFFKEHDLHQSYLLISRVLVQALRSLGVEAVLSQGSPSELSRSHNPCFSFPTPNEIEVNGRKIIGSAQKRDKQALLQHGSIPLTMNYDRHAAGANFNPELLARSMTTWSDISGRSCEDLTAALVESFRSFVGGDFSPLEFSREDQQQLAALADKYSSDAWNLVL; via the coding sequence ATGCCCTCTCCCACAAGGGGAGGGGCGAAGACGCCCTCCTGGTTCCTGCTGCTGGAGACGGAACCCAGGCCAGCGGCCGAGAACATGGCTCGGGACGAATACCTGTTCCGGCTGTGCCATGAAGCACGATGCGGATTTCTCAGGATCTACTCGTGGGCGCGGCCGACGTTCTCGACCGGTGTTTCCCAGAAAGCCGCCAAGGCCCTGAACCTGGACTTCATCAGAGCGAACGGCTGCGATTACGTGCGGCGCATCACTGGCGGCAAGACCGTGCTCCACGATCATGAGATTACCTACGCCATCGCCTCGTCCGAGGACCTGTTCTTCAAGGAACACGACCTGCACCAATCCTACTTGCTGATTTCGCGGGTGCTTGTCCAAGCCCTGCGTTCACTCGGTGTGGAAGCCGTCCTTTCCCAGGGCAGCCCCTCCGAGCTTTCGCGTAGCCACAATCCCTGTTTTTCATTTCCCACTCCCAACGAAATCGAGGTCAACGGCAGGAAAATAATCGGCTCGGCCCAGAAAAGGGACAAGCAGGCCCTGCTGCAGCACGGCTCCATCCCGCTGACGATGAACTATGACCGCCATGCCGCCGGCGCCAATTTCAACCCCGAGCTGCTCGCGCGCAGCATGACTACCTGGAGCGACATCTCCGGGCGCAGCTGCGAGGATTTGACCGCCGCCCTGGTGGAGAGTTTCCGGTCCTTTGTCGGCGGCGATTTTTCCCCGCTGGAATTCAGCCGGGAAGACCAGCAGCAGCTGGCGGCGCTGGCCGATAAATACAGTTCCGATGCCTGGAACCTGGTTCTGTAG
- a CDS encoding formylglycine-generating enzyme family protein has translation MRNRHSNSGLPCGRHTHPVGQKQANAWGLYDMLGNVEEWCQDWDGYYSGEYQTDPTGPVSGTQRVMRGGCFFHEAQYVRSAARNRINPDYYGGSIGLRLARTGE, from the coding sequence ATTAGAAATCGGCACTCCAATTCAGGCCTCCCTTGCGGGCGGCACACCCATCCGGTTGGCCAAAAGCAGGCTAATGCCTGGGGCTTATATGATATGCTGGGTAATGTCGAGGAGTGGTGCCAGGACTGGGATGGGTACTATAGTGGTGAGTATCAGACCGATCCGACTGGGCCGGTAAGCGGCACCCAACGCGTGATGCGGGGTGGTTGCTTTTTCCACGAAGCCCAGTATGTTCGTAGCGCCGCTCGCAACCGCATTAACCCCGATTATTATGGCGGCAGCATTGGTTTACGCCTGGCGAGGACAGGTGAATAA
- a CDS encoding DNA-directed RNA polymerase subunit alpha, which yields MNLKYQRPRKLDVEELTPNYGRFTAEPFERGYGTTIGISLRRVLLSLIEGAAITAIRIDGVLHEFSIIPGIYEDVLNIILNMKTIPLKMTGDESKVVTIDKTGSGEILSGDIVTDGSIEILDKNIHLAYMEDGAKFKAEIVIKRGLGFKLSDQNFDETLPVDFIPVDANFNPVEKVNYTIQPSRVGKTTDYEKLAIEVWTNGSISPKEALTRSGKILREHLVVFIDYPDKEKLKVGGEQEGDADIESKTEYLEKSVESMGLSVRALKCLKRLGVDYIFELVEKTEHELLNSKNFGKKSLEEIIGKLTEYNLGLGQKIPEALRSEFKEKFQKKNIIEVMED from the coding sequence ATGAATTTGAAATACCAGCGCCCCCGGAAGTTGGATGTTGAGGAATTGACTCCCAATTACGGACGCTTTACCGCCGAGCCTTTCGAACGCGGCTACGGCACGACCATCGGCATCTCCCTGCGCCGGGTCCTGCTCTCGCTGATCGAAGGCGCGGCCATCACCGCCATCCGCATCGATGGCGTACTGCACGAATTTTCGATCATCCCGGGAATCTACGAAGACGTGCTGAACATCATTTTAAATATGAAGACCATTCCGCTCAAGATGACCGGCGACGAGAGCAAGGTGGTGACCATCGACAAGACGGGCTCGGGCGAGATCCTTTCCGGGGACATCGTCACCGACGGCAGCATCGAGATCCTGGACAAGAACATTCATCTGGCCTACATGGAAGATGGCGCCAAGTTCAAGGCCGAGATCGTCATCAAGCGCGGTCTGGGTTTCAAGTTGTCCGACCAGAATTTCGACGAGACGCTACCGGTCGACTTCATCCCGGTCGACGCCAATTTTAACCCGGTGGAGAAAGTCAATTACACCATCCAGCCGTCGCGCGTGGGCAAGACCACCGACTACGAGAAGCTGGCCATCGAGGTCTGGACCAACGGCAGCATCTCGCCCAAGGAAGCCCTGACCCGCTCGGGCAAGATCCTGCGCGAGCACCTGGTGGTCTTCATCGACTATCCGGATAAGGAAAAGCTCAAGGTCGGCGGGGAGCAGGAAGGCGACGCCGACATCGAAAGCAAGACCGAGTACCTGGAAAAATCCGTCGAATCGATGGGGTTGTCGGTGCGGGCCCTGAAATGCCTGAAGCGCCTCGGCGTGGACTACATTTTCGAACTGGTGGAGAAGACCGAGCACGAACTGTTGAACTCCAAGAACTTCGGCAAGAAATCGCTCGAAGAGATCATCGGCAAGCTGACCGAATACAACCTCGGTCTCGGGCAGAAAATCCCCGAGGCCCTGCGTTCCGAATTCAAGGAAAAGTTCCAGAAGAAAAACATCATCGAGGTCATGGAGGACTAG